The following are encoded in a window of Ktedonobacterales bacterium genomic DNA:
- a CDS encoding CBS domain-containing protein, with the protein MPYLSQLLHSSVDDSWNERVGKLVDVVAPPTPVAALVQHAPAPAANLAAGAAPIALALIVETPDEHLLRVLPAQVGRVEHDHIPLRVPRADLESDRPRPDDVRLAAEVLNKQVVDLTHKRVVRVNDILLDENWRLLGLDCTNLGLLRWLAPARLYEAVARRFPAPLLLWEQTGLLPARAQEAAVEVPAPQATESGPLAQLHPADIADILHDLSQEEGSRVLASLDTETAAETLEEIERDHQLRLLERMASSRAADILEEMGPDKAADLLAELPEERAQELLGLMKREESEDVQELLAYPEDSAGGMMTTDYVLVGQDRMAEEALLRVRAAITQDVRVAYVYCVADDTREDEEQRLLGVASLWELLAADPERPLREWMETSLISVQPDADPQTVAEMMAKYDLLALPVLDEQGCIQGIVTVDDALDVLLPPNRRRRARRMY; encoded by the coding sequence ATGCCATACCTGAGCCAATTGCTGCACAGCAGCGTGGATGATAGCTGGAACGAGCGCGTGGGCAAGCTCGTGGACGTGGTCGCGCCGCCAACCCCTGTAGCGGCGCTGGTCCAGCATGCCCCTGCGCCTGCTGCCAATCTGGCCGCTGGCGCTGCTCCGATAGCCCTGGCCCTGATTGTTGAAACGCCCGATGAACATCTGCTGCGCGTGCTGCCCGCCCAGGTGGGCCGCGTGGAGCATGATCACATCCCCTTGCGTGTGCCGCGCGCCGATCTTGAATCTGATCGCCCCAGGCCAGATGATGTGCGCCTGGCCGCTGAGGTCTTGAATAAGCAGGTGGTGGACCTGACGCACAAGCGGGTGGTGCGCGTCAATGATATTCTGCTGGATGAAAACTGGCGTTTGCTCGGATTGGATTGCACCAACCTGGGCCTGCTGCGCTGGCTGGCGCCCGCGCGCCTCTATGAAGCAGTGGCGCGCCGCTTCCCAGCGCCGCTGCTGTTGTGGGAACAAACGGGGCTGCTTCCGGCGCGCGCCCAGGAAGCTGCTGTTGAAGTTCCGGCTCCGCAAGCGACGGAATCGGGGCCGCTGGCCCAGTTGCACCCTGCCGATATTGCCGATATTCTCCACGATCTGAGCCAGGAAGAGGGCAGCCGCGTGCTGGCTTCGCTGGATACGGAGACGGCGGCGGAGACGCTGGAGGAGATCGAGCGCGATCACCAACTGCGTCTGCTGGAGCGGATGGCTAGCTCTCGCGCCGCCGACATTCTGGAGGAGATGGGGCCGGACAAGGCCGCCGATCTGCTGGCCGAACTGCCTGAAGAGCGCGCCCAGGAATTGCTGGGGCTGATGAAGCGCGAAGAATCCGAGGATGTGCAGGAATTGCTGGCGTACCCTGAAGATTCGGCGGGCGGCATGATGACGACAGATTACGTGCTGGTTGGGCAGGACCGGATGGCGGAAGAGGCGCTGCTGCGCGTGCGCGCTGCCATTACCCAGGACGTGCGCGTGGCCTATGTCTACTGCGTGGCCGATGATACTCGTGAAGATGAAGAACAGCGCCTGCTGGGGGTGGCTTCGCTCTGGGAACTGCTGGCCGCCGACCCTGAGCGCCCGCTGCGCGAGTGGATGGAGACAAGCCTCATCAGCGTGCAGCCCGACGCCGACCCTCAGACGGTGGCGGAGATGATGGCAAAGTATGATCTGCTGGCCCTGCCGGTGCTGGACGAGCAGGGCTGCATCCAGGGAATTGTCACCGTTGATGACGCCCTGGATGTGCTGCTGCCCCCCAATCGCCGCCGCCGCGCCCGCCGCATGTATTAG
- a CDS encoding response regulator yields MRVQPPHPPRILVAEQDQSVAELLLAFLNGEGYKPSLAPSPENALKLIDEQTFHLVLTDLFIENARRPFSQVRRLLQRCPPTPVGLMTGWQVPSKEVERQGFAFLLQKPFDLDLVLAEITTCLHPTLTPEQEQQAQVLEHLIEATQDRNLETLGRLLTEDITYYPPRALPASARRVKGLEALLAYVQAAFARYENVLFDEFMFYPRAKGWAMRYCSHWPASDGSQQNLTGALLFHFRGERVYQIGIQWNDERLRTLLGI; encoded by the coding sequence ATGCGTGTTCAGCCTCCGCACCCGCCACGCATCTTAGTCGCTGAACAAGACCAGAGCGTCGCAGAACTCCTTCTCGCGTTCCTGAATGGAGAGGGCTACAAACCTTCTCTGGCGCCTTCCCCGGAAAACGCCCTGAAACTGATTGATGAGCAAACATTTCATCTGGTGCTGACCGATCTCTTCATTGAAAACGCCCGCCGCCCATTCAGTCAAGTGCGGCGTCTGCTGCAACGCTGCCCGCCGACGCCGGTTGGTTTGATGACCGGCTGGCAGGTACCCTCGAAGGAAGTCGAACGCCAGGGCTTCGCTTTTCTGCTCCAGAAACCTTTCGACCTTGATCTCGTGTTGGCCGAGATTACCACCTGCCTTCACCCCACCCTCACCCCTGAGCAAGAACAGCAAGCGCAGGTATTGGAGCATTTGATCGAGGCGACACAGGACAGAAACCTGGAAACGCTGGGGCGGCTGCTCACCGAAGACATCACCTATTACCCCCCCAGGGCGCTGCCCGCAAGCGCCAGAAGGGTAAAGGGGCTGGAGGCGCTGCTCGCCTATGTGCAGGCGGCCTTTGCCCGCTATGAGAATGTCTTGTTTGACGAGTTCATGTTCTACCCGCGCGCTAAAGGGTGGGCGATGCGTTACTGCTCACACTGGCCCGCCTCCGATGGCTCCCAGCAAAACCTGACAGGTGCGCTCCTGTTCCATTTCCGTGGGGAACGGGTTTACCAGATTGGCATCCAGTGGAATGATGAGCGGCTGCGGACCCTGCTGGGAATATAA
- a CDS encoding 4a-hydroxytetrahydrobiopterin dehydratase: MTELASRRCVPCRGDTPPLRTEEVQTMMQQVPGWTTDAEGKLTRNIKLANFKEALALVNKIGDLAEQEGHHPDLTIHSWNQVRIELYTHSIKGLSENDFILAAKINQLLPQ, translated from the coding sequence ATGACAGAGTTGGCATCCCGGCGTTGTGTACCCTGCCGAGGCGACACGCCACCTCTGCGAACCGAGGAGGTACAGACGATGATGCAACAGGTTCCCGGCTGGACAACAGATGCAGAGGGCAAGCTGACCCGCAACATCAAACTAGCCAATTTCAAAGAGGCGCTGGCGCTCGTTAATAAGATAGGGGATCTGGCCGAGCAGGAGGGGCATCACCCCGACCTGACTATCCATTCATGGAATCAGGTGCGGATTGAACTCTACACCCATTCCATCAAGGGGTTGTCGGAGAACGATTTTATTCTGGCCGCCAAGATCAACCAATTGTTGCCGCAGTAA
- a CDS encoding MOSC domain-containing protein: protein MSQPPEESMPGSVAALWRYPVKSMLGEPLEAAEVTARGVLGDRGYACVDLFTGKVASAKHPRKWGRLFECQAAYVAEPQLNQPLPAVRITLPNGVSVLSNQSDLAQALSGALGRDVILMASPPPDPSYEEYWPDIEGMPYREVITEQALGGDTMPGLFFDGAVIHLLTTATLNRLQALYPEGRFAPQRFRPNIVVQSGGEEQGFTESAWLDRALALGDEVRLEVIGPCIRCVMTTLAQGDLPADPGILRAVAQHNRVGFPGYGALPCVGVYASVTRGGVVRRGDLVRFL, encoded by the coding sequence ATGTCACAACCACCGGAAGAGTCTATGCCTGGGTCGGTGGCGGCCCTCTGGCGCTATCCTGTCAAATCAATGCTGGGCGAGCCGTTGGAGGCCGCCGAAGTGACGGCGCGCGGCGTGCTGGGAGATCGCGGCTATGCCTGCGTTGACCTGTTCACCGGCAAGGTCGCCAGCGCCAAGCATCCGCGCAAGTGGGGCCGACTCTTCGAGTGCCAGGCTGCCTACGTCGCGGAGCCACAACTTAACCAGCCTTTGCCCGCTGTGCGCATCACCCTCCCCAATGGAGTGTCTGTCCTCAGCAACCAGAGCGATCTGGCCCAGGCGCTTTCAGGGGCGCTTGGACGCGATGTCATCCTCATGGCATCACCGCCGCCAGACCCCAGCTATGAGGAGTACTGGCCGGACATCGAGGGCATGCCCTATCGAGAGGTGATTACCGAACAAGCTCTGGGCGGCGATACAATGCCTGGCCTGTTTTTTGATGGCGCGGTCATCCACCTGCTGACAACGGCCACGCTCAACCGGCTGCAAGCACTCTATCCAGAAGGGCGCTTTGCCCCCCAGCGTTTTCGCCCCAATATCGTGGTGCAAAGCGGGGGGGAAGAGCAGGGGTTCACAGAGAGCGCCTGGCTGGACCGCGCGCTCGCTCTTGGCGACGAGGTGCGCCTGGAAGTGATTGGTCCCTGCATTCGCTGCGTGATGACCACTCTGGCCCAAGGAGACCTGCCCGCCGATCCGGGCATCTTGCGCGCCGTCGCGCAACATAACCGGGTCGGCTTCCCAGGCTATGGCGCGCTGCCCTGCGTGGGCGTCTATGCCAGCGTGACGCGGGGCGGCGTCGTTCGTCGCGGCGATCTCGTCAGGTTTCTCTAA
- a CDS encoding MBL fold metallo-hydrolase codes for MELTWLGHSCFRLRGKEVTVITDPFGPQLGYTLGRISAQIVTISHDHPGHNNVAAVGGDPYVLRGPGEYEVQDVLVTAVASYHDAERGKRLGRNTIYLMHIDDLAVCHLGDLGHLLTDQQREEMSDVDILLVPVGGKNTINAAQAAEVISQIDPRIVIPMHYATPATEGKVEGLDPLEKFCREMGVEAAEPQPKLAVTRSSLPAEPQVITLNYRG; via the coding sequence ATGGAACTGACCTGGCTGGGCCATTCGTGTTTTCGGTTGCGCGGCAAAGAAGTGACCGTTATCACCGATCCTTTTGGCCCCCAACTTGGCTATACATTGGGGCGTATCAGCGCGCAGATTGTCACCATCAGCCACGATCATCCTGGGCATAATAATGTGGCGGCGGTGGGCGGCGATCCGTATGTCTTGCGCGGGCCGGGCGAGTATGAGGTGCAGGATGTGCTGGTAACGGCGGTAGCCTCCTATCACGATGCCGAGCGCGGCAAGCGGCTGGGCCGCAATACCATCTATCTGATGCATATTGATGATCTCGCGGTCTGTCACCTAGGCGACCTGGGCCATTTGCTGACCGATCAGCAGCGCGAAGAAATGAGCGATGTTGATATTCTGCTCGTGCCAGTTGGCGGCAAAAATACGATCAACGCGGCGCAGGCGGCTGAGGTCATCAGCCAGATTGATCCAAGGATTGTGATCCCCATGCACTACGCGACTCCAGCCACCGAAGGCAAGGTGGAGGGTTTGGACCCATTAGAAAAGTTCTGTCGAGAGATGGGAGTGGAGGCGGCGGAACCGCAACCCAAACTGGCGGTGACGCGGAGCAGTCTCCCCGCCGAACCGCAGGTAATCACGCTAAACTATCGGGGCTAG
- a CDS encoding class I SAM-dependent methyltransferase, whose translation MYLALLNLVVVLLSLTSQQQTLALIGIGVVVVLIVVLAAMLLARWWVRRNRKPVGPEQPVEAPELYDLRTADVTDDIRFCVEMARQVGGPVLELGSGTGRVTLPLARTGLVVTGLETSRLMLQRAKMKAEQLSAKLHVEWVEGDITNFSLGGRKFRLVLAPFNVLQELRDLNEMEKCLRCVVEHLEPTGKFVVMVQPPRWEALKVERRFMKAVYNPRTNELVNCYQSLEVDPIWQKLRGEYEYEIWDHAGHARQIAAPFEGSYVTCPEMALLLRAAGLQLEAVYGSFARDKLTAQSKQMVFIAHPLPAAKPQVALPAPAARQPAKVPAPAPVGASSAGASSVAASMPAASPATVVLPETKGVSQAKPASPSASAPAALPALPSPGASGSAPAQGVQNAPSASSGRHTTGQRGRSKPTH comes from the coding sequence ATGTATCTGGCGCTGCTGAACCTTGTTGTAGTCCTTCTATCGTTGACTTCCCAGCAGCAGACTCTGGCGCTTATAGGGATAGGCGTCGTGGTCGTCTTGATCGTCGTGCTGGCGGCAATGCTGCTGGCGCGCTGGTGGGTGCGGCGCAATCGAAAGCCTGTGGGACCAGAGCAGCCGGTGGAAGCGCCGGAACTGTATGATCTGCGCACAGCGGATGTTACCGACGATATTCGCTTCTGTGTGGAGATGGCCCGCCAGGTGGGTGGGCCAGTGTTGGAACTTGGCTCGGGGACCGGGCGTGTGACGCTGCCGCTGGCGCGCACGGGACTGGTGGTGACGGGTCTGGAGACCTCGCGGCTGATGTTGCAGCGCGCCAAAATGAAGGCCGAGCAGCTTTCGGCTAAACTCCATGTGGAGTGGGTGGAAGGCGATATCACGAATTTTTCGTTGGGAGGGCGTAAGTTCCGCCTGGTTCTGGCTCCGTTTAATGTGCTGCAAGAACTGCGCGATCTCAATGAAATGGAGAAATGCCTGCGCTGTGTCGTGGAACATCTGGAGCCAACCGGCAAATTTGTGGTGATGGTGCAGCCGCCGCGCTGGGAAGCCTTGAAGGTCGAGCGGCGCTTTATGAAGGCCGTCTATAACCCGCGCACGAACGAACTGGTCAACTGCTATCAAAGCCTGGAAGTGGACCCCATCTGGCAAAAGCTGCGCGGAGAATATGAATATGAGATCTGGGACCACGCGGGTCACGCGCGCCAGATCGCAGCGCCGTTTGAGGGCAGTTATGTCACCTGCCCGGAGATGGCGCTGCTGCTGCGCGCTGCCGGGCTACAGCTAGAAGCCGTCTATGGCTCGTTTGCGCGGGATAAGCTGACCGCGCAGAGCAAACAGATGGTCTTTATCGCCCACCCGCTGCCCGCAGCGAAGCCCCAGGTGGCTCTTCCGGCGCCAGCGGCCAGGCAACCGGCTAAAGTGCCAGCGCCAGCGCCTGTGGGAGCATCATCCGCCGGTGCTTCCTCGGTGGCAGCCAGCATGCCCGCAGCGTCGCCTGCCACAGTCGTCTTACCTGAGACGAAAGGCGTATCGCAGGCGAAGCCAGCCAGCCCTTCTGCCAGCGCGCCAGCGGCCTTGCCCGCGCTCCCGTCGCCGGGGGCATCGGGATCAGCCCCGGCACAGGGGGTGCAGAATGCTCCTTCGGCGTCATCTGGTCGTCATACCACCGGCCAGCGCGGGCGCTCGAAGCCCACGCACTAG
- a CDS encoding serine/threonine-protein kinase → MAINQTPVALSLGTLVRDRFRVKKLLGYGGYGNVYLVEDEIVFPGNQYALKESLSSTISEQRQFTREAKWLMTLEHPNLPRVAEQFDWNGRPYFVMAYVAGENLEDRVDRMGPLPEDQVLTWVLPICDAVAYLHGQKRPIIHRDIKPGNIIVSKDGRPWLVDFGIAKMLQSGGARKTTRAARAVSGGYSPLEQYTRGGTDVRSDIYALGATLYHLLTGICPPESPDIASGVARLPDVRQVHSRVSRQTEQTVMRAMRQKPEERYQSVRELMLDLPGGRTFSLNANGTASQPVAASTSGKRKGKKTKDAAVPLAPLPAAPQPVAAAPMPVAPPPVAFVPVQMPPAAMPPAATVIGPPPPQYAPPAPWVAPVPAAAAIPPPPQVAQGGFSGAQAFAVTPLAPPAAPKQPPARRRRVVLAGLIALLCGLGVLATMVLTVLYPNGEEQVPIFVPGYGDVVSQQSLSLDVLLTLIPIAALLLIILPIVNWLGFVRRGVTYALLLFLPLLGLVPVIIWITSPQIDAVESVFGHGFFVPILLFLAAWGASLTQAIRRR, encoded by the coding sequence ATGGCGATCAATCAGACACCAGTGGCGCTATCTCTAGGGACGCTGGTGAGGGATCGCTTTCGCGTTAAGAAGCTGCTAGGCTATGGCGGCTATGGAAATGTCTATCTGGTGGAAGACGAGATCGTCTTTCCGGGGAATCAGTATGCCCTCAAAGAAAGCCTGAGTTCGACCATCTCGGAGCAGCGGCAGTTTACCCGCGAGGCGAAGTGGTTGATGACGCTGGAGCATCCCAACCTGCCGCGTGTGGCGGAGCAGTTTGATTGGAATGGCCGCCCCTATTTTGTGATGGCCTATGTGGCCGGAGAAAATCTGGAAGATCGCGTGGACCGCATGGGGCCGCTGCCGGAAGATCAGGTGCTGACGTGGGTGCTTCCTATCTGCGATGCGGTGGCCTATCTGCATGGTCAGAAGCGGCCTATCATTCACCGCGACATCAAGCCGGGCAATATTATTGTGAGCAAAGATGGCCGCCCCTGGCTGGTTGATTTTGGCATCGCCAAGATGCTGCAATCAGGTGGGGCGCGCAAGACTACCCGCGCGGCGCGAGCGGTCTCTGGCGGCTATTCGCCTCTGGAACAATATACACGCGGCGGCACCGATGTGCGCTCTGACATTTATGCGCTGGGCGCTACACTCTATCACTTGCTGACGGGTATCTGCCCGCCAGAATCGCCCGATATTGCCTCTGGTGTGGCGCGGCTGCCCGATGTTCGCCAGGTGCACTCCAGGGTTTCACGCCAGACTGAGCAGACGGTGATGCGGGCCATGCGTCAGAAGCCAGAAGAACGCTATCAATCTGTGCGCGAATTGATGCTGGACCTGCCTGGCGGGCGAACGTTTAGCCTCAACGCCAACGGAACGGCTTCTCAACCGGTGGCCGCGTCAACCAGCGGCAAACGGAAAGGGAAAAAGACAAAAGACGCCGCTGTGCCTCTGGCGCCCCTTCCGGCAGCGCCCCAGCCCGTCGCTGCTGCGCCTATGCCGGTGGCCCCGCCTCCAGTGGCCTTCGTGCCAGTCCAGATGCCTCCAGCGGCCATGCCTCCTGCTGCAACAGTCATTGGCCCCCCTCCGCCCCAGTATGCGCCCCCTGCTCCCTGGGTCGCGCCTGTGCCAGCCGCCGCTGCCATCCCGCCGCCTCCGCAAGTGGCTCAGGGTGGTTTCAGCGGCGCGCAAGCGTTTGCGGTGACGCCACTGGCTCCTCCGGCTGCGCCGAAACAACCGCCTGCCCGGCGTCGGCGGGTCGTGCTGGCGGGATTGATCGCCCTGCTCTGTGGCCTGGGGGTGCTGGCGACAATGGTTTTGACGGTCCTGTATCCCAACGGTGAAGAACAGGTACCTATCTTTGTTCCAGGCTATGGAGATGTTGTGTCACAGCAGAGCCTGAGCCTGGATGTGCTGCTCACCTTGATTCCCATTGCCGCGCTGCTTCTGATCATCCTGCCCATTGTCAACTGGCTGGGATTCGTGAGGCGCGGCGTGACCTATGCCCTCTTGTTGTTCTTGCCGCTGTTGGGGCTGGTTCCTGTGATTATCTGGATTACTTCGCCTCAGATAGACGCCGTAGAGAGCGTCTTTGGACACGGCTTCTTTGTCCCCATTCTCCTCTTCCTGGCTGCCTGGGGGGCATCGCTGACGCAGGCGATTCGCCGCCGGTAG
- a CDS encoding CTP synthase produces MPKFLFVTGGVASSVGKGISVASIGRLLKSRGLRVAIMKLDPYINVDPGTMSPYQHGEVFVTEDGAETDLDLGHYERFTDEPASQASNVTTGQVYAAVIGKERRGEYLGGTIQVIPHITNEIKERIHNVAHQSGADVVIVEVGGTVGDIEGEPFLEAIRQMRKDVGRDEVLYIHVTLLPYLGATKELKTKPTQHSVKELLRVGIQPDVILCRSDVPVSDEICEKIALFCNIDERAVIPMTTAETIYEVPLMLEERGLGTYLVETLRLGAQCHEPNLAEWRELVAGIKREKPVVDVGLVGKYVALQDAYLSVAESLRHAGWAHGVDVRIKWINSEDVETRGANFAEMLKGVDGIVAPGGFGSRGIEGKIKAANYARHEKIPYLGLCLGLQVAVIGFARELMGVNDVNSTEFNPNTANPVIDLMPNQRQISDKGGTMRLGNWVCCLTNGSKAQQAYGEPIVFERHRHRYEFNNTYRRRLEEAGMIVSGRSADNSLVEIIELADHPWFVATQFHPEFRSRPTRPHPLFHAFVGACLKHAKSVGLAERGSAVEARPAEQSDVYSAAPAQHGPIEVAQSLGGEQALTTGA; encoded by the coding sequence ATGCCCAAGTTTCTCTTTGTGACGGGTGGGGTCGCGTCGTCGGTTGGGAAGGGGATCAGTGTCGCTTCGATTGGGCGCCTGCTGAAAAGCCGGGGATTGCGGGTTGCCATTATGAAGCTGGACCCTTATATCAATGTGGACCCCGGCACGATGTCACCGTATCAACACGGCGAAGTGTTTGTCACGGAAGATGGCGCTGAAACTGATCTGGACCTGGGACACTATGAGCGTTTCACGGATGAACCCGCCAGCCAGGCCAGCAATGTGACCACCGGCCAGGTCTACGCTGCGGTGATTGGCAAAGAGCGGCGCGGTGAGTATCTTGGCGGAACCATTCAGGTGATCCCCCATATTACCAATGAGATTAAAGAGCGCATTCATAATGTGGCGCATCAGAGCGGCGCGGATGTGGTGATTGTCGAGGTCGGCGGCACAGTGGGCGACATCGAAGGCGAGCCGTTTCTGGAGGCCATTCGCCAGATGCGCAAAGATGTGGGCCGCGACGAAGTTCTCTATATTCATGTGACCTTGCTGCCCTATCTGGGGGCAACCAAAGAACTCAAGACCAAGCCGACGCAGCACAGCGTCAAAGAACTGCTGCGCGTGGGCATTCAGCCCGATGTGATTCTGTGCCGCTCGGATGTGCCGGTCAGCGATGAAATCTGCGAAAAGATTGCGTTATTCTGTAATATTGATGAGCGCGCGGTGATCCCGATGACCACCGCCGAGACGATCTATGAAGTGCCGCTGATGCTGGAAGAGCGCGGCCTGGGGACGTATCTGGTGGAGACGCTGCGGCTGGGTGCGCAGTGCCACGAGCCGAACCTGGCGGAGTGGCGCGAACTGGTAGCGGGCATCAAGCGCGAAAAGCCGGTGGTTGATGTGGGGCTGGTTGGCAAATATGTGGCGTTGCAGGACGCCTATCTTTCGGTGGCCGAGTCGCTGCGCCACGCCGGGTGGGCGCATGGCGTGGATGTGCGTATCAAGTGGATTAACTCCGAAGATGTGGAGACGCGCGGCGCGAACTTCGCCGAGATGCTCAAAGGAGTGGATGGCATTGTGGCGCCGGGTGGCTTCGGCAGCCGGGGCATTGAGGGCAAGATTAAAGCGGCAAACTATGCGCGCCACGAAAAGATACCCTACCTGGGCCTGTGTTTGGGGTTGCAGGTGGCCGTCATTGGCTTTGCCCGCGAACTGATGGGCGTGAACGATGTGAATAGCACCGAGTTCAACCCGAACACGGCTAATCCCGTGATTGATCTGATGCCGAATCAGCGCCAGATCTCTGACAAGGGCGGAACCATGCGCCTGGGCAACTGGGTCTGCTGCCTGACCAATGGCAGTAAGGCGCAGCAGGCGTATGGCGAGCCGATTGTGTTTGAGCGCCACCGCCACCGCTACGAGTTCAACAATACCTATCGCCGCCGTCTGGAAGAGGCGGGTATGATCGTCAGTGGGCGCTCGGCGGATAATAGTCTGGTGGAAATTATTGAACTGGCCGATCATCCCTGGTTTGTGGCGACCCAGTTCCATCCCGAATTCAGGAGTCGCCCGACGCGCCCGCATCCGCTCTTCCATGCGTTTGTGGGCGCGTGTCTGAAGCACGCGAAGTCGGTGGGCCTGGCTGAGAGGGGCAGCGCGGTCGAGGCACGCCCCGCCGAGCAGAGCGATGTCTACAGCGCAGCGCCTGCTCAGCATGGGCCTATCGAGGTAGCCCAATCGTTGGGAGGCGAGCAGGCGTTGACCACAGGCGCCTGA
- a CDS encoding antibiotic biosynthesis monooxygenase, with protein sequence MYAAIRRGKVKLEKADEVIQHIRESVLPLVRKTPGFLSLYAVRIGEDEIITVSIFETQAGADESSTVAAEWVRTHIAPLLAGPLDISSGEVAIHA encoded by the coding sequence ATGTACGCAGCGATTCGACGCGGCAAGGTCAAACTTGAGAAAGCCGATGAGGTGATTCAGCACATCAGAGAGAGCGTGCTTCCGCTTGTCAGGAAGACGCCAGGTTTTCTATCCTTGTATGCTGTGAGAATTGGCGAGGATGAGATTATAACGGTCAGCATTTTCGAGACTCAGGCCGGGGCCGACGAATCCAGCACAGTCGCCGCAGAGTGGGTGCGAACCCATATCGCGCCGCTGTTGGCCGGACCCCTGGACATCAGCAGCGGAGAGGTTGCCATCCACGCCTGA
- a CDS encoding GntR family transcriptional regulator encodes MGQLIDDSRPIFVQIAERIENDIIEGQLPEESQVPSTHQFVAFYQINPATAAKGVNLLVDQGILYKKRGLGMFVAPGARATLLAKRREQFFEQYVATMIREAEKLGITEEELTEMIRRGAKVR; translated from the coding sequence ATGGGACAGTTGATTGATGACAGCCGCCCGATCTTCGTGCAGATTGCCGAGCGGATCGAAAACGACATCATTGAAGGGCAACTGCCTGAAGAATCGCAGGTTCCCTCGACCCATCAGTTCGTGGCCTTTTACCAGATCAATCCGGCGACGGCGGCAAAAGGCGTGAACCTGTTGGTGGACCAGGGCATTTTGTACAAAAAGCGAGGGCTTGGGATGTTTGTAGCGCCAGGCGCGCGCGCCACGCTGCTGGCGAAGCGCAGAGAACAGTTTTTCGAGCAGTATGTCGCAACGATGATTCGGGAGGCGGAAAAGCTGGGGATCACCGAGGAAGAATTGACAGAAATGATTCGGAGAGGGGCCAAGGTACGATGA
- a CDS encoding redoxin domain-containing protein: MQPSNRQPSVGVGTAAPELEPTDWVNCQPFRLVDLRGRVTLVEFWTFDCINCQRVLPALMQWHHAYAARGLVIVGVHTPEFRHERELSNVQAAVQQYGIQYPVILDNDFDAWRAYRNRFWPTLYLVDKRGLIRYTHVGEGSYEQTRRAIEALLAEPA, translated from the coding sequence TTGCAACCTTCTAACAGGCAGCCGAGCGTTGGCGTAGGAACGGCAGCGCCGGAACTGGAGCCGACGGACTGGGTGAACTGCCAGCCTTTCCGGCTGGTTGATTTGCGCGGGCGAGTGACGCTGGTGGAGTTCTGGACGTTTGATTGTATCAACTGCCAACGTGTTTTGCCCGCCCTGATGCAGTGGCATCACGCCTATGCCGCGCGCGGGCTGGTGATTGTTGGCGTGCATACGCCGGAGTTTCGCCACGAACGCGAACTGTCCAATGTCCAGGCCGCTGTCCAGCAATACGGTATTCAATATCCGGTGATACTGGATAATGACTTTGACGCCTGGCGGGCTTATCGCAATCGCTTCTGGCCCACCTTATATCTGGTGGACAAGCGCGGGCTTATCCGTTATACTCATGTTGGTGAAGGGAGTTACGAGCAGACGCGGCGGGCAATCGAAGCCTTGCTTGCCGAGCCAGCGTAA